The Brenneria rubrifaciens genome has a window encoding:
- the thiD gene encoding bifunctional hydroxymethylpyrimidine kinase/phosphomethylpyrimidine kinase, protein MKRINALTIAGTDPSGGAGIQADLKTFSALGAYGTTVITALVAQNTRGVQSVYRIEPDFVAAQLDSVLSDVRIDSAKIGMLAQADIIEAVAERLRHYRLPCVVLDTVMLAKSGDPLLSPDAVASLRRLLLPVVSLITPNLPEAAALLDCPPATSEQAMCEQGEALLAMGCQAVLMKGGHLSEEESPDWLFSQQASPLRFASPRINTRHTHGTGCTLSAALAALRPRHTSWAETVREAKAYLQQALQQADSLEVGQGIGPVHHFHRWW, encoded by the coding sequence ATGAAGCGGATTAACGCGTTAACGATCGCCGGTACCGATCCCAGCGGCGGGGCGGGCATTCAGGCCGATTTAAAAACATTTTCCGCGTTGGGGGCTTACGGCACGACGGTGATTACCGCGCTGGTGGCGCAGAATACGCGCGGCGTCCAGTCGGTGTACCGGATTGAGCCTGACTTTGTCGCGGCACAACTGGATTCAGTGCTGAGTGATGTCCGTATTGATAGCGCCAAGATCGGGATGCTGGCGCAGGCGGATATTATCGAAGCCGTCGCCGAACGTCTGCGCCATTACCGGTTGCCTTGCGTGGTGCTGGATACGGTCATGCTGGCAAAAAGCGGCGATCCGCTGCTTTCGCCTGACGCCGTGGCGTCGCTGCGGCGTTTACTGTTACCGGTGGTCTCGCTGATTACGCCGAACTTGCCGGAAGCGGCCGCGCTGCTCGATTGCCCGCCAGCCACAAGCGAGCAGGCGATGTGCGAACAGGGTGAGGCATTGCTGGCGATGGGGTGTCAGGCGGTACTGATGAAGGGAGGGCACCTGAGTGAAGAGGAAAGCCCGGACTGGCTGTTCAGCCAGCAGGCATCCCCCTTGCGTTTTGCTTCCCCGCGAATCAATACCCGGCATACGCATGGTACGGGGTGTACGCTCTCTGCCGCCCTTGCCGCGCTGAGACCTCGGCACACGTCCTGGGCGGAAACCGTGCGCGAAGCCAAGGCGTATCTGCAACAGGCGTTGCAACAGGCGGATTCGCTGGAGGTTGGGCAGGGCATCGGGCCGGTGCATCATTTTCATCGTTGGTGGTGA
- a CDS encoding NAD-dependent succinate-semialdehyde dehydrogenase, which translates to MGYATTNPYTGETIKTFPDATDAFVADAITKAHNAFLDWKNAAFSTRGAILQKAADLLRRHKEELARLLTLEMGKLIGEARAEVELSAQIFEYYVHHAERLLAPETLPVANPEEATAQLVHEPLGVLLAIEPWNFPYYQIARIVAPQLSAGNAILLKHASNVPQSSARFEQLMKDAGLPDGAFINLYATRQHIDLILNDPRIQGVALTGSEDAGARVAQQAAKVLKKSTLELGGTDAFIVLADADVKKAAKWAVFGRHWNGGQVCVSSKRMIIVDAVYDEFLDHYAQGVAALRTGDPFDENTTLAPLASPKAVEEVKQKIQLAVSHGANALEVGPAVPKQGAFVQPTILTDITPDNPAYYLEFFGPVSMLFRAKDEDDAVNIANDSPFGLGASIFTRDTAHGAEVAKRVSAGMLFINHPTRVKADLPFGGVRRSGYGRELTGLGIKEFVNHKLISIVDIDAEF; encoded by the coding sequence GTGGGATATGCAACAACCAACCCGTATACCGGCGAAACGATCAAAACGTTCCCTGACGCCACAGACGCGTTCGTCGCTGACGCCATCACGAAAGCCCATAACGCCTTTCTTGACTGGAAAAATGCCGCCTTCTCGACACGCGGCGCGATATTGCAAAAAGCCGCCGATCTGTTGCGCCGGCATAAAGAAGAACTCGCACGCTTGCTGACGCTGGAAATGGGGAAACTGATTGGCGAAGCGCGCGCGGAAGTCGAACTGTCCGCACAAATCTTCGAGTACTATGTTCACCATGCAGAGCGCCTGCTGGCGCCTGAAACGCTTCCGGTCGCCAACCCGGAAGAAGCGACGGCGCAACTCGTTCATGAACCATTAGGCGTGCTGTTGGCCATTGAACCCTGGAACTTCCCGTATTATCAGATCGCCCGCATTGTTGCGCCGCAGCTTTCCGCGGGTAACGCCATTCTCCTGAAACACGCCTCTAACGTACCGCAAAGCTCCGCCCGTTTCGAACAACTGATGAAAGACGCCGGCCTGCCGGACGGCGCATTCATCAATCTGTACGCCACGCGTCAACATATTGACTTGATTCTGAACGATCCCCGGATTCAGGGCGTAGCATTAACCGGCTCAGAAGACGCCGGGGCGCGGGTGGCTCAACAGGCGGCTAAAGTTCTGAAGAAATCGACGCTGGAATTAGGCGGCACCGATGCGTTTATCGTGCTGGCCGACGCCGATGTGAAGAAAGCGGCTAAATGGGCGGTGTTTGGCCGCCACTGGAACGGCGGCCAGGTGTGTGTGTCTTCCAAACGCATGATCATCGTTGACGCGGTATACGACGAATTTCTGGATCACTATGCCCAGGGTGTCGCGGCGCTGCGCACCGGCGATCCGTTTGATGAAAACACCACGCTCGCCCCGCTCGCTTCACCTAAAGCGGTGGAAGAAGTGAAACAAAAAATCCAGTTGGCGGTTTCGCACGGCGCGAACGCGCTGGAGGTCGGGCCTGCGGTGCCGAAACAGGGCGCTTTCGTTCAGCCGACGATCCTGACGGACATAACGCCGGATAATCCCGCCTACTACCTGGAATTTTTCGGCCCGGTTTCCATGCTATTTCGCGCCAAAGATGAAGATGATGCGGTCAACATCGCCAATGACTCACCCTTTGGCCTCGGCGCTTCCATCTTCACGCGCGACACGGCACACGGTGCGGAAGTGGCGAAGCGAGTTTCCGCGGGCATGCTGTTCATCAACCACCCGACGCGAGTGAAAGCCGATCTGCCCTTCGGCGGCGTTCGGCGTTCGGGCTACGGACGAGAACTAACCGGACTGGGTATCAAAGAGTTTGTGAATCACAAATTGATTTCTATTGTCGATATCGATGCTGAATTTTAA
- a CDS encoding NADPH-dependent FMN reductase, with amino-acid sequence MSTIKLLGIAGSLRQTSTNRGLLRAAQSVLPAGVSLEIADLRDVPFYNADLTDLPESVQRIARQAQHADGFVFACTEYNYSVAPALKNILDWLSRLPDTDVMTDKPAALMGAGGGMGTSRAQYHLRQTCVFLNIHPLNKPEVFSNAFAGSFDEQGNLQDEKIVTLITGQMKALAEVIARKK; translated from the coding sequence ATGAGTACGATTAAACTGTTAGGTATCGCAGGCAGCCTGCGCCAAACCTCTACCAACCGCGGGTTACTGCGCGCCGCCCAATCCGTTCTTCCGGCGGGCGTCTCGCTGGAAATCGCCGATCTGCGGGATGTGCCTTTTTATAACGCCGACCTTACCGACCTGCCCGAATCCGTACAGCGTATCGCCCGCCAGGCGCAGCACGCGGACGGTTTCGTTTTCGCCTGTACGGAATATAACTACTCCGTGGCCCCGGCGCTCAAAAACATTCTCGACTGGCTTTCGCGTCTTCCCGATACCGACGTCATGACCGACAAGCCTGCCGCTTTGATGGGTGCCGGTGGCGGAATGGGCACCTCCCGCGCGCAATACCATCTGCGTCAAACCTGCGTTTTCCTGAACATTCATCCGCTGAATAAGCCGGAAGTATTTTCAAATGCCTTTGCCGGTAGCTTTGATGAGCAAGGTAATCTGCAAGACGAGAAAATCGTGACGTTGATTACCGGACAAATGAAGGCGCTCGCCGAGGTTATCGCCCGGAAGAAATAA
- a CDS encoding FadR/GntR family transcriptional regulator, whose protein sequence is MENSNYALERLRELLRVSAIEPNGKLPTERALSEIWGVGRREVRRALEVVEAEGLIWRKQGAGTFLGQKPDSWSAHAANLVEETNFMEIMEVRLRIEPQLAQLAALRAKPGDIERMRALRDKIYERTDADWRELWDGSLHRLIAQSAGNQLFLSLFDVVNRVRQDPAWQAMRERARRQNASPTASHAQHTEIIEAIAARDPVRAGEAMRQHLLTLEERLIRQTSLGDFVPSSRGDVSR, encoded by the coding sequence ATGGAGAATTCAAATTATGCGCTGGAGCGGTTGCGGGAACTGCTGCGCGTGAGCGCCATCGAGCCGAATGGAAAACTCCCGACGGAGCGTGCGCTTTCGGAGATCTGGGGCGTAGGCAGGCGGGAAGTCCGCCGTGCGCTGGAGGTTGTCGAAGCGGAGGGTCTGATCTGGCGCAAGCAGGGAGCCGGCACATTTCTCGGGCAAAAACCGGACAGTTGGAGCGCTCATGCAGCCAATCTGGTGGAAGAAACCAATTTCATGGAGATCATGGAAGTGAGGCTTCGTATCGAGCCGCAACTGGCGCAACTGGCGGCACTGCGCGCCAAGCCGGGAGACATCGAACGCATGCGTGCGCTCAGGGACAAGATCTACGAGCGTACCGACGCGGACTGGCGCGAGCTCTGGGATGGTTCGCTCCATCGTCTGATTGCGCAAAGCGCCGGCAACCAGCTCTTTCTTTCGCTGTTTGACGTCGTCAACCGCGTTCGACAAGACCCGGCATGGCAGGCCATGCGCGAACGCGCGCGCAGACAGAACGCGTCGCCCACGGCTTCGCATGCCCAACATACCGAAATCATAGAAGCTATCGCCGCGCGCGACCCGGTAAGGGCGGGCGAGGCGATGCGTCAGCACCTGCTGACACTGGAGGAGCGATTAATACGTCAGACGTCCCTGGGTGACTTCGTGCCGTCATCAAGGGGAGACGTATCGCGCTGA
- a CDS encoding ABC transporter substrate-binding protein produces the protein MNKLTKITGLLLAGIMTISPALAAELRIGLQDDADVLDPAQSRTFVGRIVYTSLCDKLVDVDNTLSIIPQLATKWEWGADGGTLTMDLREGVVFHDGTPFNAEAAVYNIQRYQTMPESRRKSELASIASVEATGEHQIKFTLKRPDASLLAQLSDRAGMMISPKAGKAMGANFGANPVCSGAFKFVQRIQQDRIVLEKFADYWNADNIFIDKVTFLPIPDTTVRLANLQSGELDLIERISASDTAAVQQDANLVYGKVIGPGYMALYVNIGNGPKADNPFGKDKRLRQAFSLSIDREAINQVVFEGTALAGNQPWPSSSPWYNKNLPLPARDVKEARALMKEAGFEKYDIELQHANNTTQTQMMQVVQSMAAEAGFNVKLKATEFATLLAEQTAGNYVLSRSDWSGRPDPDGNIHQFVTCKGGINDAKYCNPEVDKLLNEARASTDNAVRKAKYDAATAILNDDLPLIYLGHQAYLYAYAKTISGFAPSADGMIRLTGVKNGD, from the coding sequence ATGAATAAACTGACTAAAATAACCGGGCTCTTGCTGGCCGGGATCATGACAATATCTCCTGCTCTTGCGGCGGAATTGCGCATTGGCCTACAGGACGACGCGGACGTATTGGACCCCGCGCAGTCCCGTACTTTCGTGGGCCGAATCGTTTACACCAGCCTGTGCGACAAGCTGGTTGATGTCGATAACACCCTTTCAATTATTCCCCAGCTTGCCACCAAATGGGAATGGGGCGCCGATGGCGGCACGCTGACCATGGACTTGCGCGAAGGCGTGGTATTCCATGACGGAACGCCTTTCAACGCCGAAGCCGCCGTCTATAATATCCAACGTTACCAGACCATGCCGGAATCGCGCCGCAAGAGCGAACTGGCCTCCATCGCCAGCGTTGAAGCGACAGGCGAACACCAGATCAAATTTACGCTCAAGCGCCCGGACGCCAGCCTTCTGGCCCAGTTGTCCGACCGCGCCGGTATGATGATTTCGCCCAAAGCCGGCAAAGCAATGGGCGCCAACTTCGGCGCCAACCCGGTTTGTTCAGGCGCCTTCAAATTCGTTCAGCGCATTCAGCAGGATCGTATCGTGCTGGAGAAGTTCGCCGACTACTGGAATGCCGACAATATTTTTATCGACAAGGTCACATTCCTTCCCATTCCAGATACCACCGTTCGCCTTGCCAACCTGCAATCCGGTGAGCTCGATCTCATCGAGCGCATTTCCGCATCCGACACCGCCGCCGTCCAGCAAGACGCCAATCTGGTTTACGGCAAAGTCATCGGACCGGGCTACATGGCGCTGTACGTCAACATCGGCAACGGTCCGAAAGCGGATAACCCCTTCGGCAAGGACAAGCGTCTGCGTCAGGCTTTCTCGCTCTCCATCGACCGTGAAGCCATCAATCAGGTGGTGTTCGAGGGAACGGCATTGGCGGGTAACCAGCCGTGGCCTTCAAGCAGTCCGTGGTACAACAAGAACCTACCGCTCCCGGCACGGGACGTGAAAGAAGCCAGGGCATTAATGAAGGAAGCCGGTTTTGAAAAATACGATATCGAGCTTCAGCACGCCAACAACACTACGCAAACGCAGATGATGCAGGTTGTTCAGTCGATGGCTGCCGAAGCCGGCTTCAACGTCAAACTGAAGGCTACCGAGTTCGCCACCCTGCTTGCCGAGCAGACCGCGGGTAATTACGTGCTGTCGCGCTCCGACTGGTCCGGCCGCCCTGATCCAGACGGCAACATCCATCAGTTCGTCACCTGCAAGGGCGGCATCAACGACGCCAAATATTGCAACCCGGAAGTTGACAAGCTGCTGAACGAGGCTCGGGCATCGACAGACAATGCGGTGCGCAAAGCGAAATACGATGCGGCGACCGCCATTCTGAATGACGATCTGCCGCTCATCTATCTCGGTCATCAGGCCTATCTGTATGCCTACGCCAAAACCATCTCCGGCTTCGCGCCGTCGGCTGACGGCATGATCCGTCTGACGGGCGTCAAGAACGGCGACTAA
- a CDS encoding ABC transporter permease produces the protein MHIYIGKRLLVAIPTLLIISIFVFSLQNLLPGDPILAMAGEERDPAVIELLREKYRMNDPIVYQYFYWLGAVLQGDFGVSLRTNQPVLELIGEKLPVTLQLAVMSMFFALIIGVPIGILAAVKQNTTLDYLANVVALSGLSIPNFWLGIMLILLISVQLGWLPASGYESLFVDPLRSLQTTLMPAFVLGTSLAATLMRHTRSAMLSVMKSDYIRTARAKGLSNRDVVLSHAFRNALSPVITLTALLFGELLAGAVLTEQIFTIPGFGKLIVDAVFNRDYAVVQGVVLCTAVGFIVMNLLADVLAVLLNPRMRSAL, from the coding sequence ATGCACATCTATATCGGCAAACGGCTGCTGGTAGCGATACCGACGCTGTTGATCATATCCATTTTCGTCTTCTCACTGCAAAATCTCCTGCCGGGCGATCCGATACTCGCGATGGCCGGAGAAGAACGCGATCCGGCGGTGATCGAATTATTACGCGAGAAGTACCGGATGAACGATCCCATCGTTTATCAATATTTCTATTGGCTCGGCGCCGTTCTCCAGGGGGATTTCGGCGTTTCGCTGCGCACCAATCAGCCGGTATTGGAACTGATTGGCGAAAAACTGCCGGTCACCCTCCAGCTTGCGGTAATGTCGATGTTCTTCGCGCTGATTATCGGCGTGCCGATCGGTATTCTGGCGGCGGTAAAGCAAAACACGACGCTTGATTATCTCGCCAATGTCGTGGCCCTTTCCGGCCTGTCCATTCCTAATTTCTGGCTCGGCATCATGTTGATCCTGCTGATTTCCGTGCAACTGGGGTGGTTGCCCGCATCGGGTTACGAATCGTTGTTCGTCGATCCGCTGCGCTCGCTGCAAACCACCCTTATGCCCGCCTTTGTGCTCGGCACGTCGCTGGCGGCGACGCTGATGCGGCATACCCGTTCGGCCATGCTCTCCGTCATGAAGTCGGATTATATCCGCACCGCGCGCGCCAAAGGGCTCTCCAACCGCGATGTGGTGCTCAGCCACGCCTTCCGCAATGCGCTTTCACCCGTCATCACGCTGACGGCGCTGCTGTTTGGCGAGTTGCTTGCCGGTGCGGTATTGACCGAGCAAATCTTCACCATTCCCGGTTTCGGCAAACTGATCGTCGATGCGGTGTTCAACCGCGACTATGCGGTGGTTCAGGGCGTAGTGCTCTGCACCGCGGTGGGGTTCATTGTCATGAATCTGCTGGCCGATGTGCTGGCCGTGTTGCTCAACCCGCGTATGAGGAGCGCCCTATGA
- a CDS encoding ABC transporter permease codes for MSVSDPSLSAARPVREYRAWKKMKRNRSAIAGLIIIVFFTLLAVFAPFLPLADPYATSWSALRKAPSAAHWLGTDDIGRDVLSRMVWGAQASLMAGVISVAIAVLIGVPFGLVSGYFGGWIDQVISRVTEAFLAMPFLIMAIALAAFLGPSLTNAMLAIGLSAVPIFVRLTRSQVLAVKTEDYIEGARSIGLGHGDILLRYILPNILPPIIVQATLTVATAIIAEASLSFLGLGQQAPAASWGSMLNVAKNFLTQAPWMAMWPGAAIFLVVIGFNLLGDGLRDALDPREN; via the coding sequence ATGAGTGTTTCCGACCCATCGTTGTCCGCTGCCCGGCCCGTGCGGGAGTACCGCGCCTGGAAAAAGATGAAACGCAATCGCAGCGCAATTGCCGGATTGATCATCATCGTCTTTTTCACCCTGCTGGCGGTTTTTGCGCCTTTCCTGCCGCTGGCCGATCCTTACGCCACCAGTTGGAGCGCGCTCCGCAAGGCGCCCTCCGCCGCCCATTGGCTCGGCACCGACGATATCGGCCGCGATGTGCTCTCCCGCATGGTATGGGGCGCTCAGGCGTCGCTGATGGCCGGCGTGATCTCTGTCGCCATCGCCGTGCTGATCGGCGTCCCGTTCGGCCTGGTTTCCGGTTACTTCGGCGGGTGGATCGATCAGGTTATCTCCCGCGTCACCGAAGCGTTTCTTGCCATGCCTTTCCTTATCATGGCAATTGCGCTGGCCGCCTTTCTGGGGCCAAGCCTGACCAACGCCATGCTCGCCATCGGCCTCTCCGCCGTGCCGATCTTCGTACGCCTGACGCGTTCGCAGGTGCTGGCGGTAAAAACCGAGGACTATATCGAAGGGGCGCGATCCATCGGCCTGGGCCACGGCGATATCCTGCTGCGTTATATTCTGCCGAATATTCTGCCGCCGATCATCGTTCAGGCGACGCTGACGGTGGCAACCGCCATTATTGCCGAAGCCAGCCTGTCTTTCCTCGGCCTCGGTCAGCAAGCGCCCGCCGCCAGTTGGGGCTCGATGCTCAACGTGGCCAAAAACTTTCTGACGCAGGCGCCCTGGATGGCCATGTGGCCGGGCGCGGCCATTTTCCTGGTGGTCATCGGCTTCAATCTGCTTGGCGATGGTCTGCGCGATGCGCTCGATCCGCGCGAAAACTAA